In bacterium, the following proteins share a genomic window:
- the radC gene encoding DNA repair protein RadC yields the protein MTAAGVSGAGGPDAAERLRRFGARALSDAELLAWVLAPGRPGPEMQDGARNLLARHALADLATCPVAVLGACAGLGPTRARRLLAALELGRRATRPIAVCGLLVRRPEDLAAVLRDEFRGLDRERFIALYLDARHRVRALETVSTGSLNASLVHPREVFKPAIALSAAAVIVAHNHPSGDPRPSGDDLELTGRLDRCGELLGIALLDHLVVGDADITSIREYGWPAPSGG from the coding sequence GCCGGCGGTCCCGATGCGGCCGAGCGTCTGCGCCGATTCGGGGCCCGGGCCCTGAGCGACGCCGAACTGCTGGCCTGGGTGCTGGCGCCGGGTCGACCGGGGCCCGAAATGCAGGACGGAGCCCGGAACCTGCTGGCGCGCCACGCCCTGGCCGACCTGGCGACCTGCCCCGTCGCCGTGCTGGGGGCCTGCGCGGGGCTGGGCCCCACGCGGGCGCGGCGGCTTCTGGCGGCCCTCGAACTGGGGCGCCGGGCGACCCGGCCGATCGCGGTCTGTGGGCTGCTGGTCCGGCGGCCCGAGGATCTGGCGGCGGTGCTTCGCGACGAGTTCCGGGGTCTTGACAGGGAACGCTTCATAGCGCTTTATCTCGATGCACGACACCGTGTGAGGGCGCTGGAGACCGTTTCGACCGGTTCGTTGAACGCCTCCCTGGTGCATCCGCGGGAGGTCTTCAAGCCCGCGATCGCGCTTTCGGCCGCCGCGGTCATTGTCGCCCACAACCACCCCTCCGGAGATCCGCGACCGAGCGGCGACGACCTTGAGTTGACCGGGCGCCTGGACAGGTGTGGGGAACTGCTTGGCATTGCGCTGCTGGACCACCTGGTGGTCGGCGATGCCGACATCACGAGCATAAGGGAATACGGCTGGCCTGCCCCTTCCGGGGGATAG